A segment of the Carya illinoinensis cultivar Pawnee chromosome 1, C.illinoinensisPawnee_v1, whole genome shotgun sequence genome:
GTAAAACTAATGACACGGATGCAGAACACCAAAATGTAGAGAGGTGCAACAGTGATTGACCGTTAAGAATTTATTCCTTAAACACAACAATCTATTGATTATGCATGTCAAAATGAACTTCTAGAGCTTGACATCAAAATGATTGCCCCTCCTGAGAGAGAATCACCAGTTTGAGAAATCACAAGAATAAATGATGATTGACCTCTACTGCAGCAAGAGATGAATCATATAGTTATTTCAGAGAGTTAttgtcaatatatttttttgtaagtaactACAGAGATCGTTATTTTCGTAGAACGCTAATCAAATTAAACGTATACGTGGGGAGATTTAAGAATTATAATAAAGGAATGCCGTAACAGAGACGAAAAGAAGTAGAGCTTTCAACTACTTTTGAAACACGATGACTTGGAAAAGGTACAAAACGTCATATGCAATGTTATCAAACACGACATCGCACATCTCAAGAACATAAAACATGTAGACACGCCGACATCTATGTTACTGAAATTACCTTGTACCAGTTGGGCACAACTGATTTCCTTGCCTGCTGATCTTTCCCACACGAAGAGAAACTAGAGGTATACAGAAGCACCTCGCTAGCATACCAACCTCTGCTGGCTCGAAATtctgttaattgaaacaaaatagAATCCATCATTTAAGTATAGAGatgtataaacaacaaataaatatggCACGAAAGAAAGCTTCTGCGGACAAAATACATATATGGAAATCATCAATCCAACACAATGCACAATTAATCATGTCCATGTTTTGACTCACGGCCAATTCGTGAAACCGTGCAACCATCACCAGCCACCACACCAATTCCTACATAGAATCGCCAAACAAACTTCCACCACAAGCGGTGAACTCTTTGATGAAAAAGTATCCAAATCTCAAGAGAATCAAATTATCTTCAAATAAGATACATACCTGACTTAAATGAGCCAGCAGGCGATCCTCGGCGACTCCATTCGAAGCGTTCGTCTTCAACAAAGGCTTCAACCTCTCATCGGCTCGACAAGCCCCCATCACTTGCATATCCAAAGCCTGTAGCCACTGCAGAACCCGGTCTTCGCGATCGTTCTGCTGAAGCAACAGATCTCCATCTCCTCCGTCCACAAGAACATCCGTCAACCGGTCCGTGAGCCCAATCTCGCCTGTCGACCCACCGCTCTCTCGCGAGCCACTCGAACTCGCAACGGATCCGACGTCACAGGAAGAGAGCGCATCCATCGACGACGAATCGTCAAAGTCCTCGACATCGTATCGGTTCGAGCGATCAAGATCCTCGATCTTATCGTTACGAGTTGAATCGTGGTTTGTGGAGTCCGACATATCCAATCTCAGAAACTTCCCCTCAACAAAGTCGAACAATCAGCAAGCAGATTCGAAACCCTAGCTTCGGAATATAGAAAACCGAACTAGAAAAGTGGAAACAGACTCAGAGCCTCAGGAAATCGATCGCAATAAGGAACGGGAGATAGAGAGGGAAGACCGACTTTTGAGAGAGAAACAAATATCTCCCACAGGAATTGTTTGTGCCAAAATGGTACGATAAGAGGCGCCCGGGTCCATTAAATAACAGGCCgggaaggagggagggaggagctaGCGGACTTGAAATCGGTTTATGAAATGCGATTTTTTAGAGTCGGTTTCAAGTCCGAGCATGATTGCATGTGGATGTTCCACGTCATCTTCCTCTCAAGTGTGTCCCACTATGGTTTCTGTGGGCCCAAGCGACTGGACGTTTTGGGAACTGCCACGTCATAATTGTAGCCGACATTTGCGTGTAGGCAAGtaaggaaggaaggaaggaagcgGCAGCGCCTAATAGGAGGAACATGTAGGTACTGCTGGTGGATAGCGTGCGCGTTGGAGAGGGATCGAGATTAACGAGGATTGAGGGAACAACAAAGTACGAGCTGGCTGTTTGGTTTAATTAATGAATGGGGGACTACAAGACCAATTATTATGGatcactattttttttacttttttactttttttggcatctatttcttttgttttttttttaactttttgattAGTTTGGAATTTCGACCCGTAGATTAATGATGTGTCAAAGATGCGGACCCAGTTCACAGACAGATACTTCTTTTGTAGGTCCCATGTACTGAAATGATTGTCTTCGCAGTTCTGCTGCCCATTCGGATGGCGAATCTTGCTGGCTAGAGTTGTCAgaataatacttttaaataacaatattattatcgaattatatatttattttcactaGCAAATAGGAATTATAGATAcgcaatatattttataataatttacgtaacacatgttataaaataaaaatatttttataaaataatgttaattttataaaatagtttataaaaatatttctccttTTAAACGTTATTGtgtaaaatgttataaaatataatgtatatttatcacttttccttgcaaaaacatataaaattgaGACGTTTTTCGTATATTAAGTTCCGTAAAATGCTACTCTTTTGGCTGTGAGCTCTTGTTAGAGATTCTAGTTGAGATTTTTAGGTTAGATTtgaatataaaagtaattttaatttatctcaatttatcttattattataattttttaaatttatatatatatataataaataatttaatttttttaaaatttttaaataataataatattaaaaataatattataataatattttattcaattttaaacttttatataaatttatctcatatcatcttacTATACAAacttcatcttatttaataaaaaaaatatttttttaatgataagacattttttatttttttaaaatatttaaaaatattaaaaaaatacatgtgaactaaaagtaaaaaatataaaaaatacaccaaCGAAAACTCCCAACTTTTCCACCAGCTCTGAGCGGTAGGTGTAGAGCCACCTTGACTTTATATTAACAGGTCATATCCTATGTTGTCTTATCATTATACAATAACTTCTTTAAAGCTTCATTAAAATAAGTCATGAATGGGTGGAAAAAGATAAAAGCCTAACATAGGGGACGGGAGGGCCAGATGAGACTGGACTTTATGGAGCATATGCCGGGAATATGCCTCTGGATCACATTATCAAACATCCTCTTCATTTGTTACCGTGACGAATggttagcctttttttttttcttttctttgagaaaaaaaaaataaagatggaaGCTTAATGTGCATCGACAAGGACCCGCTCCATATTCAATCCTTTACATGATTGAATCTCACAAGTGAGAGAGGATCAAACGACGTACCGAGGCACGCATAAGTTATCGAAATAATAGGTTTCCTATCAAATGACCAGATTCAAAAGAAATTCGCCTGATACAATGATTTTTGCACACTCTTTGTACAGAAAGCATAGCTAGGAAATCAGTGGTGAGTACAAGCAGAGAAATACCCGCTTCCGTGTAGACAAGCATTCTTTGTACAGAAAGCATAGCTAGGAAATCAGTGGTGAGTAAAAGTAGAGAAATACCCGCTTCCCTGTACACAAGCCCAGTCTCGAAGTCTATCCTTCTCCAGAACATTGGCCTAAGAAGTAAGAATCGGCGGCATCGTCAAAACATACAGTAAAAAATCGGAACAAAGCAAAACTTGGATCTGGTAAAAGACAGTATCAACCCAACACACGGTACGCAACACCATCACATATTTCTAAGTTTTAGGAAGCAAGAAAAAAGCCAAATGGAAAGAACGCGTACGATTTTACTAACAAAAAATCTACCTAGCTATTGTGCATGATCCTTATACAGATCCATTCTCAGCATTGGATTGGACGTAAAATTTTCAACTAGAAAGAAACAACTGTATAATGAAAACGATCTGACTCATGCACCACAAACGGCCATTTTAATTCCATTTGTTTGGTTGTCTCTCAATGCCAAAAACCATGATATCACTGACAAACATCTGGATTCACGTCAAAAGATGACTAGAGTTCTGAACCAATGCCCGATCAGACAAGGTCATTCACTTAATCTTCTTTGGTTCTTTTGCATATTCATTAATTAATGCTTCAACATCTTTCCAGAATAGACCCTCCACCAAAACTCCATCCTTTGTGAACCTATAACATCACAAGAGACCAGAAATGTAACAGTGCGTATATTGATGTGCAGTTCAATGAGTATGTACAGCTAGCATACATATgcgtgtgtatgtgtgtgtctatatatatatatatatatatagagagagagagagagagcgagagagagagagagagagagagagagagagaccattcAGTAACACTTCTGGTTAACTGTACTGGTTGATTTGCAGAAATAGATTTAGGATCTGCACTCGCTATGCCAAGTGTGTACGTATCAGAAAATCTCGGCAACTTGGAAGACACCACCAAGCCTGTGCCGGTAAAGGATCCCTGTCCAGAGAAATAGCAACTAAATTAGATAGGAGAACAACTAAATTTCATTGTATCAGTTTGTATGACGTAAGCACGGCATATTTGGCCGACAAAGGTAGATAATTCAACTGCTGGAGTCTTacaagatattatttttttacaagtaaataaacaaatggagtcttatataatataaaataagctggAAGATCCTTTTTCCTGTCAAACCACCCCCGATTTATGCGCACAGAAAATATTTGGAGAGGTTGCATTGTGTTTGCTTCTCTTCGAATCAAGCAAGAACAAGTTCTTAGCCTTCAGAAATAGAGAATGCATGCTAAGATTTCTGAGCTTACGTGTGCATTTAAGAGACCATGATGGCTAGACCTCAAAGGGGGTGTTAAGTTCATTATGgaaagattgagaaaaaaacaataaacacGGCCTAACAAAGAAAAGTAGTTTCCTATCTCTCCACACACACATCTTATCTTTCTGATAAGTTGAATTCAATTAaattaggaaaagaaaatgatatgctCTGCACACAGAAGGTATCCAAAGACCTGGCCTTAAAGACAGCTTAGATTTAAAAAGATCCAAAACCTCCAACAAGGAACTCTTTTTCATGGATAAGTGCAATGATCACAAAATCAACATCTATGCAAGAAATCACATTACAAGATAACATTTAAAGCTTTAGCAAGACTAGTCCAATACTTCAAagatttttgtattatatatttccTTCAACAGCACCAAGCTGCCCTGCTACTCTTCCTTCCATCTTCCACCCCTAGCCACATAAAGACCCCCCTCATGAATGCAGGGATAAACAATCCAACCAGGTGTCAGATTATTAACGTACGATCAAGGCCCCAGTTAGCACACAATAAAGAAAGATAAGATGCTACCACTCCCCATTACACTTACTCATAGGACACGCTGCCAATGACTAAAGCTggtattagaaaaaataaaaataataaataataaagataCGCATCTGAAGGGACGGGAGTTTGCAGAGAAACTCCGCAATCTAACCCAACATatcaatcttttaaaaatatgatgcaATGACTAAGCTCAGAATTGTATATCTTGAGAGTTGTCTCCAGGTCATTGTATATTCCCCCCAAAGCAAATTATGCTATTGTCACTCTAAAGAAAAGCATGGCTACTTCTAAAACCCAACCATGGAATGCAAAGGCTCACATGAACAAACTCGAGCAATCTTCAATAATGGCCttcattcataattttttttaatagttgtaaaaaaattcatatctaATCCAGGGCCTTTTTTCATCAGCAAGACGCCATGAATACATGTAGCCATACAATATGCGACTGAtggtttaaaataaaatagtttgaagcATGCAGTATTTCATCCATGCATCCAGAAAACCAAACCCTGATGATTCGCCACCAATACCTCCAGTCAACTATCTTATGCAACCAGTGTCGGTACTATTAAAATCAATTATGGAAGGATTTAGAATCAAATCAAGAACTTATGACTTACATGAGGTTTGCTTTAGAGCAATTGCCACTAGAACATAAACTATGATACAAGAAAGAATGCATTATATTCGTGGAACATTATGGTTTTTAACCAATCTTACATACATAAAACCTGGTCCGAAAAATTTTGCAGAAAATTACCCAAGGGGCTGACTTGACAACTCAATTTCCCTTAACTCCATCAATAATCTTCAAATATCAAACATCCAGCTATCTCTTTCCCAACCATAAAGCACACTCTCTAGCGCAAGCTTTGTAAATCAGAGAGGCAGATCTCCCAAAACTTTGTTATCATAGCTCACACTCCCTTCCTTCCTCCCTCCACGAAACTTGGGATAGGGATTAACTTCAGTGATGACGAAAGTAGCCATACAGGTATCGAAAAAATGTATGGATATTTATGTTGTAATATAAATCACTTGATCCTCTTTTCTTTCAATAAGCAGATTGTATTTCCAAAGACAAACACATCGTCTAGAATTATTGCTAAGTTTCCATATGGAAAGAGATATTACCACAGGGGGATAGGTAAACAGAATTTCATTCTTCTCATTTGTGTAGATGATCAGCTGCAATAACCCATTGAAGACTATATACTTGCCGGAGTCAAAGATCAAACAAAGTTGAACAGGAAAGCCAACGCATTATCAACACgagctaaatattttaaaaactcgAACCGGAAATATTTAGATTCCCTTTCCCTATCCCGCATTTTGCCAGAAACGAGACGGATTTTCTCATCAATGAAACAGAAATTACCGGTAACAGAAAGAGAAGTCAcacgaaaacaaaaaacaaaaaccaggTAAGAACAAAGGATATAATACGATGCAGCCGATGAGAAAATTCCTGTTCTCAGGAAACTTTTTCCTGTAAAACTGAGCCGCCAGAGCAATGATGATTATAATCGTGCCCATCAACAATCGTATATTGCTCATCCTCACGTCTTCCACATATCCACGACTTGTTACAATCTATGGAAACAATTAAAGAAGTACACaactaattttattataaataaaaaagaagaacatgaTCATGGATCTGTCCAAAAAAATAGGTAAGTTAGGGTTTTCTGTTCTTTGGATTTACCTCGGAGACGGACTCGTCGAGAATGTGCTTGATAGAGTAGTGGTCTGAGAGATTGGCcttcttggagtttttggtGGCGATGTCGGGTTTATTGTCttgcatttttaattttgtgtttgGGAGGTCCGGGTGGGATTTTGCTTGAGAAATGGCCGAGAATGAGGGGGGCAGTTCGGGAAGAGCATCGTAGTGGAGGTGTTAAAACTTGCCTTAGAGTACtggaaatagattttttatcttatcttttaaaatacatcattaaatctcatttttttattttatatactgaTTTGTACAATACATCatatatcaacttatctattttttcttcatatcattttaatattatatcttttaatatttaataagagaaaaagtacaataaaagaaattaattttaaagaaaaagtataataaaatatagaaaacaattaaaatatgtttacaTCTGTGCACAGTTGGTTCCACATCTAGAGGCAACactgtacacaaatgtaaatagaaaaaaaataaaacatccgTTAGATGCATATTTTAgactatttttctttaaattttacataacaataggtTTTACAAAATCCATTGTGAGTGCTCTTACTCTTGTGTTAGCGAACTCGATAAGTCTCTAAATACTATGATTTTTTAGTCTTGTTTTGCCTTGTAATGATCGAATATTCCTCGTCATCTTGTTTGGTCttgaataatttataacaatgaAAAGTTGCTTGGTCTTGAATAATTTATGACAATAAAAAGTTTCTAAGTTAATTAAAGTATGGTGTTTAATGAATCTGATGATAATAAtgagttttgatgatttaagtGATGAATTTGCTTGTTTAATGCAATATTGGACGGTTTGATGATGTTCCTTGGCATTGGCACCACTTAGATGATGATTAGTGTTGGTATGTTAAAGTGAGATTAGGGTTTGAATGGTGAATGGATAGAGCTGTGAATTTTAGAAGAGTTGTTTTGGGTAGTCTAGAGTTTTGGTTAGGTCAAAGATGGAAAGAATCTTAAAGTTTGTGATGTGTAGGATGAGATCCAAAAGTGTAAGAAGTATTTTAGGGTTCAAGAGAATTCGGCCAAGATATGAAGAGATAggggttttagggtttaagtGGATTTTCGAAGAACTCCTAAGATTTAAGAGTTAGTAGAGGCTATGGTTAGGGTTTcttaaaatataggaaattcTTAAGAGAATTAGGTTTACGACTAGGCTTGTTGGAGGAAATAGATCTAAGATTTTATggctttttaaaataaatctatgatGGGATTTGGATTTATGGAGGCTTATGAAGTGTTTGGTAGGTGAGAAAGTGTATGGAAAGTACGGGATAATGGATAATTTGGCTAGATTTCTTAGGAATAGTAGATCTATGATGTTATATGAATGAAGAATTTAGGAATTATGGAATTGGAATGGGCTAGGCGTgatttgtgtttaaaatatgaGATGAtgcaataaaatttaagatcaatggaaaattagatgaaaaagttggaaaaaaatatatgaacaaaGAATAAATGACTCGACAAATGAAAGATGAAGACtctctttttaataaatatggatATTTTGAGAAATCAAATAATAGTAAGAATAAAGCATATGATATGTTTGATATGCGAGAAAATATAGATAAACAAACTACGAAATAAATAAGAACAAAGATAggtaaatgaatgaaaaaatgaaGACACTCATAAGATTGATAAATAATTCACTACCGATTCACGACTTACACGGTgttgaaataagataaataaattaccACCTAT
Coding sequences within it:
- the LOC122291834 gene encoding probable signal peptidase complex subunit 2, which codes for MQDNKPDIATKNSKKANLSDHYSIKHILDESVSEIVTSRGYVEDVRMSNIRLLMGTIIIIIALAAQFYRKKFPENRNFLIGCIVLYIVFNGLLQLIIYTNEKNEILFTYPPVGSFTGTGLVVSSKLPRFSDTYTLGIASADPKSISANQPVQLTRSVTEWFTKDGVLVEGLFWKDVEALINEYAKEPKKIK